The genomic region GCTGTTGCCCGTAAAATATGCGGCATAGGCGGTGTTGGCTTCGCCTCTGGGGAAGAGATCGGTGATGGTATTCATAATTGCTCCTTTGCGGTGCGGAAGATTGAAGGGCACGGAGAGCCTCCGTTTCCGGCCCGGATGGGCGGAGTCTCCGCTGTTTCCGGGCATGAAGAAAGCCTAGCGCGGATTATCCGGGGGGCATAGGGCCTGTTCTCTCGATTTCTTGCACGATTCTCTCGGCTTTTTTCGTTTTCGGGTATCCTTTCACAGAAAAAGGCCGGATGTTCCGCACGCTTTTAAGGAAGGCGCTTACCCGTGATCCGGGCGTGGAGCGCGAAGCTCATCATGGCCAGAAGCGCGGCGGTACAGAGCAGTCCCGAAGCAAGAAGGAAGATGCCCGACATGCCCGAGGCGTCGTAGATGCTGCCGCCCGTCGCCGCCGCGCCGCCTATGGAAAACTGTATGGCCGCCACGGAAAGTCCGCCTGCGATTTCCGCCCTGTCGGCCAGGGTAAGGGCTATCCATGCCGTCCAGCCTACGCAGATGAGACCGAAACCGAAGCCCCAGACAAGGACGAGAGCGATGTTCACGGCCGTATGCGCCGGTGCGCAGAGCAGTACCAGAGCCGTTGCCGCAAGGCAGGCATGAACGCCGAGCATGGTAAGCCGTAAACTTCTGTTCAGCAGAAAGCCTGCGCAGAACGTGCCCAGAGTATTGGCAATTCCGTAGGCCAGAAGCGTGGCGGAAAGCCCGGCAGGCTCCAGTGCGAGGCTGTGCTCCAGATAGGGGCGGAGGTAGGTGAACAGAGAGTGATAGCCGCCGTAACTGAAGATGGTGGCCGCCATTCCTGCGAGAGCCCACCTGACCTTGAGCAGGCTGAACATGCCGGCAAAGTCGTTTCCCGGGCGGGGAGGAATGGAAGGCAGCGCCATATACTGCCAGATGAGAGACACGAGCCCCGGAGCGGAGGAGAACAAAAACACGTTGCGCCAGCCGAAATGCGCTTCCAGGAGACTTGCCAGAGGCAGGGAAAGAATGGTGGCCACGGCCACGCCGGAATAAAGAACGCTCAGCGCGCGGGGAATGTCTTTTTGCGGCACGAGCTGAATGGTGACGGCCGAGGCCATGGACCAGAAGCCTCCTACGCATACGCCGAGCAGCCCCCGTCCCAGCATGAGCATGGCATAGCTTTGCGCCGAGGCGACGATGATGTTGGAGATGATGAGCAGTGCGGAAAGAAGGAGCAGGATGCGCCGCCTGTCGGTATGCCGGGTGAGGGGGGCGAGCAGAAGGCTGGTGACCATGGCCAGCGCTCCCACGGCGGTGACGCTCCGGCCTGCCATGCCTTCGGAGATTCCGAGTCCCTGAGAAAGGGGAGTAAGCAGGCTGACGGGGGTGAATTCGGCGGAAATGAGGCAGGTGACGCCCATGAACAGGGAAAATACGGCGAACCAGCGGGCCTTGGCGACCGGTGCGTCACAGGGGGGAGTCTGCATGGCGGATCTCTGTGAAAAAAGGTGGGGCGGCGCCGTCCCTGCATGGAGCGTGCGCCGCCGGGCGCATCCGGGAAAGAGCGTCCGATGCGGGAGCGGCCCGCCTTCCCGGCGGATCTGTGCAGTTAGTTCAAGCTCTTCTTGAAGAATTCTGCGAGTCTGTCGAAGGGAATGAGGCTGACGCGATCGTACAGATCCACATGCCCTGCGCCGGGTACGATAAGCAGTTCCTTGGGTTCTGCGGCACGGCGGTAGGCATCTTCACTGAATTCGATGGAATGGGCGTTTTCCCCGGTAATGAAGAGCAGCGGCCGGGGAGAAATGGTTTCTATGTCGTTGAACGGGTAGAAGTTCATGAACTTCACGTTGCTGGTGAGCGTGGGGTGCGTGGTGGTGAGGGGGGAAGCGCCTTCGGGCGTGAATTCTCCCCGGCTGGTGCGGTAGAAGGAGTAGAACTCGCGTTCCACGGGCGTGGACTGCTCCGTCAGTTCATGCACGGTTCCGCCGGTATAGAGCGGTTCCTTTCCGGCAAATTCCGCATAGCGCTGTTCGGCTGCCTGCTGAAGAACGGCCCTGCGGTCTTCCAGAGACATGGAGTGCCGCAGACCGTTGCGGTTGGCTGCGCCCATATCGTACATGCTTACCGTGGCGACGGCCTTGAGCCTGGGATCGATTTTTGCTGCGCTGATGGCGAAGCTCCCGCTGCCGCAGATGCCCACCGCGCCGATGCTTTCGCGTCTGACGAAGTCGCGCGTGCCGAGAAAGTCCACCGCCGCGCTGAAGGCTTCGGCGTACATGTCGGGAGAAACGGCGTTGCGGGGCCGGCCTTCGCTTTCTCCCCAGAAGGGCAGATCGATGGACAGCGTGACGAATCCCTTTTCGGCCAGCCTGGCGGCATAAAGGTCGGCGCTCTGTTCCTTGACCGCTCCCATGGGATGCCCCACGATCACGGCGGCGAGCCTGGAGCCTTTTTCCATGCCTTTCGGCGTATAGAGATGTCCTGCGACCTTCATGGTGTACAGGGTGGGGAAGGATACCTTTTCCCTGTTCACCTTGTCGCTCTGGTAGAAGTTCGCGGCATCGGCGGGAACGGCGATGTCCTGAGCCTGTGAGGGAACGGCCGGGGCAAGAAGAAGGCCGAGCATGGAGGCGGCGATAAGCGTCTTTTTCATGGTGTCTCCTTGTCGTCTGAAGGTTGATGTCATCCGCCGGGGCGGTTTTTGGGTGCAGAGGAGCAAGGTGCATTCCGCGCGGCGGGAAAAGGCCGGCGGAATACACCCTGATGCAGGATGAGGGAGGATTGTTCAGCGTTCTTCGGGGGCGGAAGACTTCAGATGAGTTCTGAAGAATCGGCCGAGTTCCTGAAAGTGGAACCGG from Mailhella massiliensis harbors:
- a CDS encoding alpha/beta hydrolase; this translates as MKKTLIAASMLGLLLAPAVPSQAQDIAVPADAANFYQSDKVNREKVSFPTLYTMKVAGHLYTPKGMEKGSRLAAVIVGHPMGAVKEQSADLYAARLAEKGFVTLSIDLPFWGESEGRPRNAVSPDMYAEAFSAAVDFLGTRDFVRRESIGAVGICGSGSFAISAAKIDPRLKAVATVSMYDMGAANRNGLRHSMSLEDRRAVLQQAAEQRYAEFAGKEPLYTGGTVHELTEQSTPVEREFYSFYRTSRGEFTPEGASPLTTTHPTLTSNVKFMNFYPFNDIETISPRPLLFITGENAHSIEFSEDAYRRAAEPKELLIVPGAGHVDLYDRVSLIPFDRLAEFFKKSLN
- a CDS encoding MFS transporter yields the protein MQTPPCDAPVAKARWFAVFSLFMGVTCLISAEFTPVSLLTPLSQGLGISEGMAGRSVTAVGALAMVTSLLLAPLTRHTDRRRILLLLSALLIISNIIVASAQSYAMLMLGRGLLGVCVGGFWSMASAVTIQLVPQKDIPRALSVLYSGVAVATILSLPLASLLEAHFGWRNVFLFSSAPGLVSLIWQYMALPSIPPRPGNDFAGMFSLLKVRWALAGMAATIFSYGGYHSLFTYLRPYLEHSLALEPAGLSATLLAYGIANTLGTFCAGFLLNRSLRLTMLGVHACLAATALVLLCAPAHTAVNIALVLVWGFGFGLICVGWTAWIALTLADRAEIAGGLSVAAIQFSIGGAAATGGSIYDASGMSGIFLLASGLLCTAALLAMMSFALHARITGKRLP